Proteins from a genomic interval of Quercus lobata isolate SW786 chromosome 11, ValleyOak3.0 Primary Assembly, whole genome shotgun sequence:
- the LOC115968275 gene encoding uncharacterized protein LOC115968275 — MSRREREVRDSDSKRHQRSRFDREPSPKKSRRDGKPETERLPNNVNLDVGEQTDRDQKHHRRLQDAIPLEAPLAPDSKRENEAVSKEADKKPEKHREGSKRSSDPTEVPRSRSYFQHDERGNAMQVGRSIGRRATSGWRDSKDQHDEREANKTTSNAQERDEKLQAKQDDHSVWRHDRFIEKDDPPPPAKKRPSFQEKKITVNSEHADKLESETVKSGHVDHYVEGSERREERSHNPRYMDRPEKPLAGDRLPPKRGEAHRDSFLSRERYGGGGNYRGRDSGRQGYHSGGTRAEKWKHDLYKPEGSPTPKNEDDQIAKLEALLAS; from the exons ATGTCTCGTCGGGAAAGGGAAGTTCGCGATTCAGACTCCAAACGACACCAACGTTCTAGGTTCGATCGAGAACCCAG TCCTAAGAAGTCTAGGAGGGATGGGAAACCAGAAACAGAGAGACTACCCAACAATGTTAATTTGGATGTTGGAGAGCAGACAGACAGGGATCAAAAGCACCATCGTCGGCTGCAAGATGCCATACCACTTGAGGCCCCTTTGGCACCTGATTCTAAGCGAGAAAATGAGGCTGTGAGCAAAGAAGCTGACAAGAAACCTGAAAAACATCGTGAAGGATCAAAACGTTCCTCTGATCCAACTGAAGTACCTCGGTCGCGATCTTATTTTCAG CATGATGAACGTGGTAATGCCATGCAAGTTGGTCGAAGCATTGGTCGTAGAGCTACTAGTG GATGGAGGGATTCTAAGGATCAACACGATGAAAGAGAAGCAAACAAGACAACTTCTAATGCACAGGAAAGAGATGAGAAACTACAAGCTAAGCAGGATGACCACAGCGTTTGGCGCCATGATCGCTTCATAGAAAAGGATGATCCACCTCCACCTGCAAAGAAAAGACCCTCATTTCAGGAGAAGAAGATTACAGTGAATTCTGAACATGCTGACAAATTGGAATCAGAGACTGTAAAGTCAGGCCATGTTGACCATTATGTAGAAGGAAGTGAAAGGAGGGAGGAGAGAAGCCACAACCCCCGTTATATGGACAGACCTGAGAAGCCATTAGCAGGAGACAGGTTGCCACCAAAGAGGGGAGAAGCACATAGGGATAGTTTTCTGTCCAGAGAAAGATATGGTGGTGGTGGAAATTACAGGGGAAGAGATAGTGGTAGACAAGGTTATCATTCTGGTGGTACTCGGGCTGAGAAGTGGAAGCATGATTTGTATAAACCTGAAGGAAGTCCAACCCCAAAAAATGAAGATGATCAAATTGCAAAGCTGGAAGCACTCTTGGCTTCATAG
- the LOC115966244 gene encoding uncharacterized protein LOC115966244 isoform X2, whose amino-acid sequence MSMKSIFDAKEVRSEFEKASINASFIPLIWKHVITHHQNPNNTNTNTNTITTAIDWCEIPSLPSAAYSLLASKFKPLTTTLHSLHRSSDGVTTKLLIKLQNGSFVEAVVMKYDTRLGKYDGKPRPGGPRSTLCVSSQVGCKMGCSFCATGSMGFKNNLSSGEIVEQLVHASRVDSIRNVVFMGMGEPLNNYAALVDAIRVMLGSPFQLSPRRITVSTVGIVHAINKLHNDLPGLNLAVSLHAPVQDIRCQIMPAARAFPLEKLMDALQQYQKISQQKILIEYIMLDGVNDGEQHAHLLGKLLETFQVIVNLIPFNPIGTLSQFRTSSEEGVSRFQKILRGTYNIRTTIRKQMGQDISGACGQLVVNLPDKKSIGNSSLLPDIEDLHL is encoded by the exons ATGTCGATGAAATCAATTTTCGACGCAAAAGAAGTACGATCAGAATTCGAAAAGGCCAGCATAAACGCTAGCTTCATCCCACTGATATGGAAACACGTAATCACCCATCACCAAAACCCTAACAACActaacaccaacaccaacaccatcACCACCGCCATAGATTGGTGCGAAATTCCATCTTTACCCTCCGCCGCCTACTCCCTCCTTGCCTCCAAATTCAAACCCCTAACCACCACCCTCCACTCCCTTCACCGCTCCTCCGACGGTGTCACCACCAAGCTCCTCATAAAGCTCCAAAACGGCAGCTTCGTCGAGGCCGTCGTCATGAAATACGACACGCGCTTAGGCAAATACGATGGCAAGCCCCGCCCCGGCGGGCCGAGGTCGACGCTGTGCGTTTCGTCTCAGGTGGGCTGCAAAATGGGGTGCAGCTTTTGCGCCACGGGGAGCATGGGGTTCAAGAACAACCTGTCGTCTGGTGAGATTGTGGAGCAGTTGGTTCATGCTTCGCGAGTTGACTCTATACGTAATGTCGTTTTTATGGGGATGGGTGAGCCGTTGAATAACTATGCTGCTTTGGTTGATGCTATTCGTGTCATGTTGGGTTCGCCTTTTCAGTTGTCACCCAGGAGAATAACTGTCTCAACG GTTGGCATCGTTCATGCTATCAACAAGCTTCATAATGATCTGCCAGGTTTGAACTTAGCAGTTTCATTGCATGCACCAGTTCAAGATATCCGTTGTCAGATAATGCCTGCAGCTCGGGCTTTTCCTCTGGAAAAGCTTATGGATGCGCTGCAACAATATCAAAAGATCAG tcaacaaaaaattttgattgagtACATAATGCTTGATGGAGTGAATGATGGAGAGCAGCATGCCCACCTACTTGGCAAGTTGCTAGAGACATTTCAAGTG ATTGTGAACTTAATACCATTCAATCCAATTGGTACTTTGAGTCAATTCAGAACCAGTAGCGAAGAGGGGGTATCAAGATTTCAGAAAATTCTTAGGGGTACCTATAACATCCGGACAACAATTCGTAAGCAAATGGGTCAGGATATAAGTGGTGCATGTGGTCAGCTGGTGGTTAACCTACCTGATAAGAAGTCTATTGGGAATTCAAGTCTCTTACCTGATATAGAAGATCTTCATCTTTGA
- the LOC115966244 gene encoding uncharacterized protein LOC115966244 isoform X1, protein MSMKSIFDAKEVRSEFEKASINASFIPLIWKHVITHHQNPNNTNTNTNTITTAIDWCEIPSLPSAAYSLLASKFKPLTTTLHSLHRSSDGVTTKLLIKLQNGSFVEAVVMKYDTRLGKYDGKPRPGGPRSTLCVSSQVGCKMGCSFCATGSMGFKNNLSSGEIVEQLVHASRVDSIRNVVFMGMGEPLNNYAALVDAIRVMLGSPFQLSPRRITVSTEFTLRVDMINPSLEACNSYLRIEFIAGPQISVNVGIVHAINKLHNDLPGLNLAVSLHAPVQDIRCQIMPAARAFPLEKLMDALQQYQKISQQKILIEYIMLDGVNDGEQHAHLLGKLLETFQVIVNLIPFNPIGTLSQFRTSSEEGVSRFQKILRGTYNIRTTIRKQMGQDISGACGQLVVNLPDKKSIGNSSLLPDIEDLHL, encoded by the exons ATGTCGATGAAATCAATTTTCGACGCAAAAGAAGTACGATCAGAATTCGAAAAGGCCAGCATAAACGCTAGCTTCATCCCACTGATATGGAAACACGTAATCACCCATCACCAAAACCCTAACAACActaacaccaacaccaacaccatcACCACCGCCATAGATTGGTGCGAAATTCCATCTTTACCCTCCGCCGCCTACTCCCTCCTTGCCTCCAAATTCAAACCCCTAACCACCACCCTCCACTCCCTTCACCGCTCCTCCGACGGTGTCACCACCAAGCTCCTCATAAAGCTCCAAAACGGCAGCTTCGTCGAGGCCGTCGTCATGAAATACGACACGCGCTTAGGCAAATACGATGGCAAGCCCCGCCCCGGCGGGCCGAGGTCGACGCTGTGCGTTTCGTCTCAGGTGGGCTGCAAAATGGGGTGCAGCTTTTGCGCCACGGGGAGCATGGGGTTCAAGAACAACCTGTCGTCTGGTGAGATTGTGGAGCAGTTGGTTCATGCTTCGCGAGTTGACTCTATACGTAATGTCGTTTTTATGGGGATGGGTGAGCCGTTGAATAACTATGCTGCTTTGGTTGATGCTATTCGTGTCATGTTGGGTTCGCCTTTTCAGTTGTCACCCAGGAGAATAACTGTCTCAACG GAGTTTACCTTAAGAGTGGACATGATCAATCCATCACTTGAAGCATGCAATTCATATCTGAGGATTGAATTTATTGCTGGTCCACAGATATCAGTTAAC GTTGGCATCGTTCATGCTATCAACAAGCTTCATAATGATCTGCCAGGTTTGAACTTAGCAGTTTCATTGCATGCACCAGTTCAAGATATCCGTTGTCAGATAATGCCTGCAGCTCGGGCTTTTCCTCTGGAAAAGCTTATGGATGCGCTGCAACAATATCAAAAGATCAG tcaacaaaaaattttgattgagtACATAATGCTTGATGGAGTGAATGATGGAGAGCAGCATGCCCACCTACTTGGCAAGTTGCTAGAGACATTTCAAGTG ATTGTGAACTTAATACCATTCAATCCAATTGGTACTTTGAGTCAATTCAGAACCAGTAGCGAAGAGGGGGTATCAAGATTTCAGAAAATTCTTAGGGGTACCTATAACATCCGGACAACAATTCGTAAGCAAATGGGTCAGGATATAAGTGGTGCATGTGGTCAGCTGGTGGTTAACCTACCTGATAAGAAGTCTATTGGGAATTCAAGTCTCTTACCTGATATAGAAGATCTTCATCTTTGA